The proteins below come from a single Nocardioides eburneiflavus genomic window:
- the pcaG gene encoding protocatechuate 3,4-dioxygenase subunit alpha yields MSTDSTGLPPTPGQTVGPFFGYALPFDGGADLVPRSHPAAIRLHGTVYDGAGEPVPDALIELWQADEHGRVAQVQGSRARDCWTFTGFGRTPVDDTGHYSFTTVRPGATAGVQTPFFAVTVFARGLLHRLVTRAYLSLEDAVAAGDPVLTSVPEDRRHTLVAGEDADGYVFDIRLQGTDETVFLDFGEA; encoded by the coding sequence ATGAGCACGGACTCGACCGGGCTGCCGCCCACGCCCGGCCAGACCGTCGGCCCCTTCTTCGGCTACGCGCTCCCCTTCGACGGCGGAGCCGACCTCGTCCCACGCAGCCACCCGGCCGCGATCCGGCTGCACGGCACCGTGTACGACGGGGCGGGAGAGCCGGTGCCCGACGCCCTGATCGAGCTGTGGCAGGCCGACGAGCACGGCCGGGTCGCCCAGGTGCAGGGGTCCCGGGCCCGCGACTGCTGGACCTTCACCGGCTTCGGCCGCACGCCCGTGGACGACACCGGCCACTACTCCTTCACCACCGTCCGCCCGGGCGCGACGGCGGGAGTGCAGACGCCCTTCTTCGCGGTGACCGTCTTCGCCCGCGGTCTCCTGCACCGCCTGGTCACCCGCGCCTACCTGTCCCTCGAGGACGCCGTGGCCGCCGGTGACCCGGTGCTGACCTCGGTGCCCGAGGACCGTCGGCACACCCTCGTCGCCGGCGAGGACGCCGATGGTTACGTCTTCGACATCCGGCTGCAGGGCACGGACGAGACCGTCTTCCTCGACTTCGGCGAGGCCTGA